The following proteins come from a genomic window of Panicum hallii strain FIL2 chromosome 8, PHallii_v3.1, whole genome shotgun sequence:
- the LOC112902310 gene encoding pentatricopeptide repeat-containing protein At1g22960, mitochondrial-like: MLFNIPHCKSQAPVAAAAAAAIPSRFLSSSLPALVPPPPPLPEENPFAALLASDPPPPEPLRLVLAAGDVRSALRGLPGLARQLFRWAEATPRGFPRTASAFADVLVPLAQANHLRAAYPVSLRALHLGLLLPLVSLLLSAPHSPSSRSLLNLLLRLSTKFPAQCGAQDPAPTTCSTLCLAAFREMACHGVAPDVKDCNRVLRVLRDAARWDDVCAVYAEMLHLGIEPSIVTYNTLLDSFLKEGRKDKAAMLLKEMERQGGDSFLNDVTYNVMVSWLTREGELEKAARLVDSMRLSKKASSFTYSPLITALLERGFVQKVEALQVEMENEGIMPTVVTYNAIIHGLLKTGQVKAAQLKFVEMRAMGLMPDLITYNLLIKGYCKAGYLKEAFWLLGDLRRAGLEPTVLKYNILMDGYCRLGDLEEARRLKEEMVEQGCLPDVCTYTILMNGSCKVRSLAMAREFFDEMLSKGLQPDCFAYNTRICAELTLGAISKAFQLKEVMVLEGVYPDTVTYNILIDGMCKTGNLKDAIDLMIKMVNDGLQPDCITYTCLIHAHCERGLLREATELLDNMISDRFKPSAVTYTVLIHAYCRRGNLYSAYGWFRQMLEEGVEPNEITYNVLIHGLCRTGRTQLAYRHFHEMLERGLMPNKYTYTLLIDGNCREGKWEDAMRLYFEMHQNGISPDHCTHNALFKGFDEGRMHRTIEYLENIVLSE; the protein is encoded by the coding sequence ATGCTATTCAACATCCCGCACTGCAAATCACAAGCTccagtagccgccgccgccgccgccgctatccCCAGCCGCTTCTTGTCCTCCTCCCTGCCGGCGCTGgtcccgccgcctccgcctctgcccgagGAGAACCCGTTCGCCGCGCTCCTCGCCTCTGACCCCCCACCCCCGGAGCCTCTCCGTCTGGTGCTCGCCGCGGGCGACGTTCGCTCCGCGCTCCGCGGCCTCCCGGGCCTCGCGCGCCAGCTCTTCCGGTGGGCGGAGGCCACCCCGCGGGGCTTCCCGCGCACCGCCTCCGCGTTCGCCGACGTCCTCGTCCCGCTCGCCCAAGCCAACCACCTCCGGGCCGCCTACCCCGTCTCCCTCCGCGCCCTGCacctcggcctcctcctccccctcgtgTCCCTTCTCCTGTCCGCTCCACACTCTCCCTCCAGCCGGTCCCTGCTCAACCTCCTCTTACGCTTGTCCACCAAGTTCCCAGCCCAATGCGGAGCTCAGGACCCCGCGCCCACCACCTGTTCGACGCTGTGCCTTGCCGCCTTCCGCGAGATGGCGTGCCACGGTGTAGCCCCTGATGTCAAGGACTGCAACCGCGTGCTGCGCGTGCTTCGTGATGCAGCCAGGTGGGACGACGTTTGTGCTGTGTATGCAGAGATGCTCCACCTTGGGATTGAGCCAAGCATTGTGACCTACAATACTTTGCTGGATTCTTTCTTGAAGGAGGGAAGGAAGGACAAGGCTGCCATGCTGCTGAAGGAGATGGAGAGGCAGGGGGGTGATAGCTTTCTGAATGATGTCACATATAATGTGATGGTTAGTTGGCTGACCAGGGAAGGTGAACTGGAGAAGGCGGCAAGGCTGGTTGACAGCATGCGGTTGTCCAAGAAAGCTTCATCGTTTACTTACAGCCCACTTATCACAGCATTGCTTGAaaggggttttgtgcaaaaggTTGAAGCTTTGCAGGTGGAGATGGAGAATGAGGGCATTATGCCTACAGTGGTCACATACAATGCTATTATTCATGGGCTGCTTAAAACTGGGCAGGTAAAGGCTGCGCAGCTGAAATTTGTGGAAATGAGGGCGATGGGCTTAATGCCAGACTTGATCACATACAATTTGTTGATAAAGGGTTATTGTAAGGCAGGCTATTTGAAGGAGGCATTTTGGTTGCTTGGTGATTTGAGACGTGCAGGGCTGGAACCAACAGTTTTGAAATATAACATTCTTATGGATGGTTATTGTAGATTAGGTGATTTAGAAGAAGCTAGGAGATTGAAAGAGGAAATGGTAGAGCAGGGCTGTTTGCCAGATGTTTGTACATATACAATTCTCATGAATGGTTCATGCAAGGTGAGGAGCCTTGCTATGGCAAGAGAGTTCTTTGATGAGATGCTGAGCAAAGGTTTGCAGCCAGACTGCTTTGCCTATAATACAAGGATTTGTGCAGAGCTAACCCTAGGGGCTATTTCCAAGGCTTTCCAGTTGAAGGAGGTGATGGTGTTGGAAGGAGTATATCCTGATACAGTCACATACAATATTCTTATTGATGGAATGTGCAAGACTGGTAACCTGAAAGATGCCATAGATCTGATGATAAAGATGGTCAATGATGGTTTACAGCCTGATTGTATCACATATACCTGCTTGATTCATGCGCATTGTGAAAGAGGACTCCTAAGAGAAGCAACAGAACTTCTTGATAACATGATCTCAGATCGTTTTAAACCCTCAGCTGTGACCTACACCGTTTTAATTCACGCATACTGTAGAAGAGGAAACCTTTATTCAGCATATGGTTGGTTTCGACAGATGCTGGAGGAAGGAGTTGAGCCTAATGAAATAACATATAATGTGCTCATACATGGACTATGCAGGACAGGCAGAACTCAACTGGCTTATCGTCATTTCCATGAGATGCTGGAAAGGGGATTAATGCCAAACAAATATACATATACTTTGTTGATAGATGGGAACTGTAGAGAAGGCAAATGGGAAGATGCAATGAGATTGTATTTTGAGATGCATCAGAATGGTATTAGTCCAGATCATTGCACACATAATGCCTTGTTTAAAGGATTTGATGAAGGCCGCATGCACCGCACAATTGAGTACTTGGAGAATATTGTTTTGAGTGAGTAG
- the LOC112902237 gene encoding 2-methoxy-6-polyprenyl-1,4-benzoquinol methylase, mitochondrial isoform X1 — MALRAARRLAFCSRQGRRLLPSPAPAPAPAPAPCNRKAVPAAAFLHSHATSFGYKQVREEEKSKLVGNVFSSVASSYDLMNDLMSVGLHRLWKDRLVSKLNPFPGMKHLDVAGGTGDVAFRVLERIKSVGHRAMQGTLTDTEEDTHIYVCDINPNMLNVGKKRAAERGYSGEHCLSWIQGDAEALSFEDGSMDGYTIAFGIRNVTHIEKALAEAYRVLKRGGRFLCLELSHVDVPVFKEIYDVYSFSLVPTMGELVAGDRQSYQYLVESIRRFPNQEKFAQMIQEAGFQRVEYENLVGGVVAIHSGLKL, encoded by the exons ATGGCTCTGCGGGCCGCAAGGAGGCTAGCGTTTTGTAGCCGCCAAGGACGCCGCCTCCTGCCctctccggctccggctccggctccggctccggcacCATGCAATCGCAaggcggtcccggcggcggcaTTCCTCCACTCCCACGCCACCAGCTTCG GGTACAAGCAGGTGCGCGAAGAGGAAAAGAGCAAATTGGTTGGGAACGTCTTCAGCAGCGTGGCCTCCAGCTACGACCTCATGAACGATCTCATGAGCGTCGGCCTGCATAGGCTGTGGAAGGACAG GCTTGTTTCCAAGTTGAATCCCTTTCCGGGGATGAAGCATCTCGACGTGGCTGGTGGAACAG GAGATGTTGCTTTTCGTGTACTGGAAAGAATTAAGAGCGTGGGCCACAGAGCTATGCAGGGTACTCTTACTGATACCGAAGAAGACACCCACATTTATGTCTGTGACATTAATCCAAATATGCTAAACGTTGGGAAGAAGCGTGCTGCAGAAAGAG GTTATAGCGGAGAACATTGTCTTAGCTGGATACAAGGAGATGCAGAAGCTCTGAGTTTTGAGGATGGATCTATGGATGGCTATACTATCGCAtttgggatcagaaatgtgacaCACATTGAGAAAGCCCTAGCTGAAGCTTACAG AGTTCTAAAGCGAGGTGGGAGGTTCCTATGCTTGGAGTTGAGTCATGTGGATGTCCCGGTATTTAAAGAGAT CTACGATGTTTATTCTTTTTCTCTGGTTCCAACTATGGGAGAGCTGGTTGCTGGTGATCGACAGTCGTACCAATACTTGGTTGAGAGTATACGTCGGTTCCCAAATCAG GAAAAGTTTGCTCAGATGATCCAGGAAGCCGGATTCCAGAGGGTGGAATATGAAAACCTCGTGGGTGGTGTAGTTGCCATTCACTCTGGACTGAAACTGTAG
- the LOC112902237 gene encoding 2-methoxy-6-polyprenyl-1,4-benzoquinol methylase, mitochondrial isoform X2, with protein MALRAARRLAFCSRQGRRLLPSPAPAPAPAPAPCNRKAVPAAAFLHSHATSFGYKQVREEEKSKLVGNVFSSVASSYDLMNDLMSVGLHRLWKDRLVSKLNPFPGMKHLDVAGGTGDVAFRVLERIKSVGHRAMQGYSGEHCLSWIQGDAEALSFEDGSMDGYTIAFGIRNVTHIEKALAEAYRVLKRGGRFLCLELSHVDVPVFKEIYDVYSFSLVPTMGELVAGDRQSYQYLVESIRRFPNQEKFAQMIQEAGFQRVEYENLVGGVVAIHSGLKL; from the exons ATGGCTCTGCGGGCCGCAAGGAGGCTAGCGTTTTGTAGCCGCCAAGGACGCCGCCTCCTGCCctctccggctccggctccggctccggctccggcacCATGCAATCGCAaggcggtcccggcggcggcaTTCCTCCACTCCCACGCCACCAGCTTCG GGTACAAGCAGGTGCGCGAAGAGGAAAAGAGCAAATTGGTTGGGAACGTCTTCAGCAGCGTGGCCTCCAGCTACGACCTCATGAACGATCTCATGAGCGTCGGCCTGCATAGGCTGTGGAAGGACAG GCTTGTTTCCAAGTTGAATCCCTTTCCGGGGATGAAGCATCTCGACGTGGCTGGTGGAACAG GAGATGTTGCTTTTCGTGTACTGGAAAGAATTAAGAGCGTGGGCCACAGAGCTATGCAGG GTTATAGCGGAGAACATTGTCTTAGCTGGATACAAGGAGATGCAGAAGCTCTGAGTTTTGAGGATGGATCTATGGATGGCTATACTATCGCAtttgggatcagaaatgtgacaCACATTGAGAAAGCCCTAGCTGAAGCTTACAG AGTTCTAAAGCGAGGTGGGAGGTTCCTATGCTTGGAGTTGAGTCATGTGGATGTCCCGGTATTTAAAGAGAT CTACGATGTTTATTCTTTTTCTCTGGTTCCAACTATGGGAGAGCTGGTTGCTGGTGATCGACAGTCGTACCAATACTTGGTTGAGAGTATACGTCGGTTCCCAAATCAG GAAAAGTTTGCTCAGATGATCCAGGAAGCCGGATTCCAGAGGGTGGAATATGAAAACCTCGTGGGTGGTGTAGTTGCCATTCACTCTGGACTGAAACTGTAG
- the LOC112902238 gene encoding CEN-like protein 2, which produces MSRSVEPLVVGRVIGEVLDSFNPCVKMIVTYNSNKLVCNGHEIYPSAVVSKPRVEVQGGDLRSFFTLVMTDPDVPGPSDPYLREHLHWIVTDIPGTTDASFGREVISYESPRPNIGIHRFIFVLFKQKRRQTVTVPSIRDHFNTRQFAEENDLGLPVAAVYFNAQRETAARRR; this is translated from the exons ATGTCTAGGTCTGTGGAGCCTCTCGTAGTTGGTCGGGTGATTGGAGAAGTTCTTGACTCCTTTAACCCATGTGTAAAGATGATAGTGACCTACAACTCAAACAAGCTTGTATGCAATGGCCATGAGATCTACCCATCAGCAGTTGTATCTAAACCAAGAGTGGAGGTTCAAGGGGGTGATTTACGGTCTTTCTTTACATTG GTTATGACAGATCCAGATGTCCCAGGGCCAAGTGATCCATATCTAAGGGAGCACCTTCACTG GATCGTGACTGATATACCTGGTACAACAGATGCCTCCTTTG GGCGAGAGGTCATAAGCTACGAGAGCCCAAGACCTAACATCGGTATCCATAGGTTCATTTTTGTACTCTTCAAGCAGAAGCGCAGGCAAACTGTAACTGTGCCATCCATCAGGGATCATTTCAACACCCGGCAGTTTGCTGAGGAAAATGACCTTGGTCTCCCTGTAGCTGCTGTCTACTTCAATGCACAGAGAGAAACTGCTGCCAGGAGACGCTGA
- the LOC112903411 gene encoding uncharacterized protein LOC112903411 encodes MALRLEAKVITTTNHDADRPATAAAVTDVDEDELFELDIALLDGRSAAAAAAAAAADDDAGGHALLANCLLPVRSVSNAVPVAASTSYPYSGYHSSRRLIFTGGVGRRFLGRSAGSSARLCFSSRGFETLGNYYFQRY; translated from the coding sequence ATGGCGCTGCGATTGGAGGCGAAGGTCATCACGACGACCAACCACGACGCCGAccggccggcgacggcggcggcggtcaccGACGTCGACGAGGACGAGCTGTTCGAGCTGGACATCGCCCTCCTCGACGGCcgttctgctgctgctgctgctgctgctgctgctgccgacgACGATGCTGGTGGGCACGCCCTGCTGGCCAACTGCCTGCTGCCGGTGCGCTCGGTGAGCAACGCGGTGCCGGTCGCGGCCAGCACGTCGTACCCCTACTCCGGCTACCACAGCTCGAGGAGGCTCATCTTCACCGGCGGCGTCGGCAGGAGGTTTCTTGGACGGTCGGCTGGGAGTTCGGCGAGGTTGTGCTTCTCGAGCAGAGGATTCGAGACCTTGGGCAACTACTACTTTCAGAGATACTGA